Proteins from a single region of Streptomyces spectabilis:
- a CDS encoding PAS domain-containing protein, with amino-acid sequence MSSRPSRGAARLAAILDALPDALVLVNANGTVVNANAIALEAFEAPGTALVGRGLLDLLPEFDSRLIPGSMRRPDSTDERGRTKPKRMIARRTDGYEFPVEVTSSSLEDSRNAYDERYGHSGHSGYGGYSGDEMLMIVVRDLSGALNTEAELARSQRQTEMILRAAAEGVVGTDTDGRVVLVNPAAAQILGFRASDLGGQELHPLVLHSRADGEPFPYDESPLADTLRSGRKHRVRGQVLWAKSGEKVSVDLTTAPVRDGDQLVGAVMTFTDRRPYDTLAEKHETALAQHAEELREAAERREEELAAEQERYAALAEREKDRYEAFAEQEQERYDALAARHTQLIAVLDRSLRGPLDEMRRELAALAADDAGQLWPEANQVLHHLSAGYARMTTLVDNVLGFQRLEAGDEELTRTVVPLDAVVAAGVDGAVELIGPGRAQFAVHAPPVAVQVDAHRLSTALAHLIADVAGIDATGNTRAGAVVSGGPEAAAGYVDSTIVVAAAQRGEVVRIEVRGPYTGGDPVHEPVVQGIVRAHGGVLQTHEVPGTSGSAYVLEVPVGDGSGAVPGTSVEVSSRMAPEVVAEAPAVRNGGAAGAGAVVPEQVGAPSGGGRRRARRSSVDSFLDSGVPGAAGSGDTRGVEAADSGPGPAGPAAEAGPGGGTGRRRRRAVAHGPAEPAQVAPADTGTGTGASTGTGTGFGASSGDTSGGTGRRRGRPSPAEGAVMTAAEHAAGSAALGETVPPQGVPSQAVPPQGDAMPSGRRARRTGEPQALALPSGTGAAPEYGDGQGEGPDAPRPGGRRARRALAAAQERAAAEEASNSRVFALPPAEADREAGSGALVGAEQVTGQADGPDAGHVAGQTTGQAAGQTTGQAAGQAAQGGARQLAGVRSAGAEQAPRGAVATEAGHAQVGASVNVPAGVQAGLQAAARGGVPTQGRGAGAQGGRPAPASGGLPAGQDDTGQDDPGQHAAAPQDPIDDHTPPQPHPAQSPALPAQAQPQAPTGRRRARQAPPAADPAVGATPPRAVPVAGTPAGGVATAGTPADGTPAGGTPSAALPPERDPRARAAQPLPAEAAPVDPNSTQGRAISVRTLGQGVPFGRKAQPPVQPQAQPPHSPAQAAQAAQPAQGGSGRRRKLGTPPEPGADERPESAARPHPQAPQAKPQQPRLSPGTEGTGRSYAIGAPDENAAEGPEPLDGPGGAVEVTNRPQPQPMDDELPPEPLDNPRRLLVWPAPDVTTQQALSDRGYRPVIVHSREEVDAQIAAFPAALFVDPLTGPITRTALQSLRQAAVAAEVPVLVTAGLGQASREAAYGADPAVLLKALAPRDSEQHPPRVLLIEEHEEIALALTATLERRGMQVARAESDADAVTLAAQTRPNLVVMDLHQVRRRRAGIIDWLRANGQLNRTPLVVYTAAVDETDLPKLAAGETVLFLAERSTSGEVQTRIVDLLAKIGTN; translated from the coding sequence GTGAGCAGCAGGCCATCCCGAGGCGCTGCTCGCCTCGCAGCCATACTCGACGCGCTCCCGGACGCGCTGGTGCTGGTCAACGCCAACGGGACCGTCGTGAACGCGAACGCCATCGCGCTCGAGGCCTTCGAGGCGCCCGGCACCGCGCTCGTGGGGCGCGGACTGCTCGATCTGCTGCCGGAGTTCGACTCCCGGCTCATTCCCGGCTCCATGCGCCGTCCGGACAGTACGGACGAACGCGGACGGACCAAGCCGAAACGGATGATCGCCCGCCGAACGGACGGCTACGAGTTCCCCGTCGAGGTCACCAGCTCCAGCCTCGAGGACAGCAGGAACGCCTACGACGAGCGCTACGGCCACAGCGGTCACAGCGGCTATGGCGGCTACAGCGGCGACGAGATGCTGATGATCGTCGTCCGCGACCTGTCCGGTGCGCTCAACACGGAAGCCGAACTGGCGCGTTCGCAGCGGCAGACCGAGATGATCCTGCGGGCCGCCGCCGAAGGCGTCGTCGGCACGGACACCGACGGCCGGGTCGTCCTGGTCAACCCCGCCGCCGCCCAGATACTCGGCTTTCGCGCGAGCGACCTCGGCGGGCAGGAACTGCACCCGCTGGTCCTGCACTCGCGCGCCGACGGCGAGCCCTTCCCGTACGACGAGTCGCCGCTCGCGGACACGCTGCGCTCCGGGCGCAAGCACCGCGTGCGCGGCCAGGTCCTGTGGGCCAAGAGCGGCGAGAAGGTCTCGGTCGACCTGACGACGGCACCCGTGCGCGACGGCGACCAGCTCGTCGGCGCGGTCATGACCTTCACCGACCGGCGGCCGTACGACACGCTCGCCGAGAAGCACGAGACCGCGCTCGCCCAGCACGCCGAGGAGCTGCGCGAGGCGGCGGAGCGCCGCGAGGAGGAACTCGCGGCCGAGCAGGAGCGGTACGCGGCGCTCGCCGAGCGCGAGAAGGACCGCTACGAGGCCTTCGCCGAGCAGGAGCAGGAGCGCTACGACGCCCTCGCCGCCCGGCACACCCAGCTCATCGCCGTCCTCGACCGGTCCTTGCGCGGGCCGCTCGACGAGATGCGCCGCGAACTGGCCGCGCTCGCCGCCGACGACGCGGGCCAGCTCTGGCCCGAGGCCAACCAGGTCCTGCACCACCTGTCGGCCGGGTACGCCCGCATGACGACCCTCGTGGACAACGTCCTGGGCTTCCAGCGCCTGGAGGCGGGCGACGAGGAGCTGACCCGTACGGTCGTACCGCTGGACGCCGTCGTCGCGGCGGGCGTCGACGGGGCCGTCGAGCTGATCGGGCCCGGCCGCGCCCAGTTCGCCGTGCACGCGCCGCCGGTCGCGGTCCAGGTGGACGCGCACCGGCTCTCGACGGCCCTCGCGCATCTGATCGCCGACGTGGCCGGAATCGACGCTACCGGCAACACGCGCGCGGGAGCCGTGGTTTCGGGCGGCCCCGAGGCCGCGGCCGGGTACGTCGACTCGACGATCGTCGTCGCCGCGGCCCAGCGCGGCGAGGTCGTCCGCATCGAGGTGCGCGGGCCCTACACCGGCGGCGACCCCGTCCACGAGCCCGTCGTCCAGGGCATCGTGCGGGCCCACGGCGGCGTGCTCCAGACGCACGAGGTGCCGGGCACGAGCGGCAGCGCGTACGTGCTCGAAGTACCGGTCGGGGACGGCTCCGGGGCCGTTCCCGGGACGTCCGTCGAGGTGTCCTCACGGATGGCTCCCGAGGTCGTCGCCGAGGCCCCGGCGGTGCGGAACGGCGGCGCCGCGGGCGCCGGTGCCGTGGTGCCCGAACAGGTGGGCGCACCCTCCGGGGGCGGTCGCAGGCGGGCGCGGCGCTCCTCGGTGGACTCCTTCCTGGACAGCGGTGTTCCCGGTGCGGCGGGTTCCGGTGACACCAGAGGCGTGGAGGCCGCCGACTCCGGCCCGGGTCCCGCCGGACCCGCCGCCGAGGCCGGTCCCGGTGGCGGCACCGGGCGGCGCAGGCGGCGTGCCGTCGCGCACGGCCCGGCAGAGCCCGCCCAGGTCGCTCCCGCCGACACGGGCACGGGTACAGGTGCGAGTACGGGTACGGGTACGGGTTTCGGTGCGTCCTCCGGCGATACGTCGGGAGGCACCGGGCGGCGTCGTGGACGGCCGAGCCCCGCCGAGGGCGCCGTGATGACGGCGGCCGAGCACGCCGCCGGTTCGGCGGCGCTCGGCGAGACCGTGCCTCCTCAGGGAGTGCCGTCCCAGGCGGTGCCGCCCCAGGGCGACGCGATGCCTTCAGGGCGGCGTGCCCGACGGACGGGCGAGCCGCAGGCGTTGGCGCTGCCGTCGGGGACCGGGGCCGCTCCGGAGTACGGGGACGGGCAGGGCGAGGGCCCTGACGCACCGCGTCCCGGCGGCCGTCGTGCCCGGCGCGCCCTTGCCGCGGCCCAGGAGCGGGCGGCGGCGGAAGAGGCGTCCAACAGCCGTGTGTTCGCGCTGCCTCCGGCCGAGGCGGACCGTGAGGCGGGCAGCGGGGCGCTGGTCGGCGCCGAGCAGGTCACGGGTCAGGCCGACGGGCCGGACGCGGGCCACGTCGCTGGACAGACGACTGGGCAGGCCGCTGGACAGACCACTGGGCAAGCCGCTGGACAGGCCGCGCAGGGTGGTGCGCGGCAGCTCGCCGGCGTGCGGTCGGCCGGTGCCGAGCAGGCCCCGCGCGGCGCGGTCGCCACGGAAGCGGGGCACGCGCAGGTCGGCGCCTCGGTGAACGTTCCGGCGGGCGTACAGGCGGGGTTGCAGGCCGCCGCGCGCGGCGGAGTGCCCACCCAGGGACGTGGCGCAGGGGCGCAGGGCGGCAGGCCCGCCCCCGCGTCGGGCGGCCTCCCCGCGGGGCAGGACGACACCGGGCAGGACGACCCCGGCCAGCACGCCGCGGCGCCGCAGGACCCCATCGACGACCACACCCCGCCGCAGCCGCACCCGGCGCAGTCCCCCGCGCTGCCCGCCCAGGCGCAGCCGCAGGCCCCGACCGGACGCCGACGTGCGCGGCAGGCTCCGCCCGCGGCCGACCCCGCGGTCGGAGCGACTCCGCCCCGGGCCGTGCCCGTCGCGGGCACCCCGGCAGGGGGCGTCGCCACGGCCGGTACGCCCGCCGACGGCACCCCCGCGGGCGGCACGCCCTCGGCCGCCCTGCCGCCGGAACGTGATCCACGCGCGCGTGCCGCGCAGCCGCTGCCCGCCGAGGCCGCGCCCGTCGACCCGAACTCGACCCAGGGGCGCGCGATCAGCGTGCGCACCCTCGGCCAGGGCGTGCCGTTCGGGCGCAAGGCCCAGCCGCCCGTGCAGCCGCAGGCCCAGCCGCCGCACTCCCCCGCTCAGGCCGCACAGGCCGCACAGCCCGCGCAGGGCGGGTCCGGGCGCCGCCGCAAGCTGGGGACGCCGCCCGAGCCCGGCGCCGACGAGCGCCCGGAGAGCGCGGCACGGCCGCACCCGCAGGCGCCGCAGGCCAAGCCGCAGCAGCCCCGGCTCTCGCCGGGCACCGAGGGCACCGGACGCTCGTACGCGATCGGCGCCCCGGACGAGAACGCCGCCGAGGGCCCCGAGCCGCTGGACGGCCCCGGTGGCGCCGTCGAGGTGACGAACCGGCCCCAGCCGCAGCCCATGGACGACGAGTTGCCGCCGGAGCCGCTGGACAACCCGCGCCGGCTGCTCGTGTGGCCCGCGCCCGACGTCACCACGCAGCAGGCGCTGAGCGACCGCGGCTACCGGCCCGTCATCGTGCACTCGCGCGAGGAGGTCGACGCGCAGATCGCCGCGTTCCCCGCGGCCCTCTTCGTGGACCCGCTGACCGGCCCGATCACCCGTACCGCGCTGCAGTCGCTGCGCCAGGCCGCGGTCGCCGCGGAGGTGCCGGTGCTCGTCACGGCCGGGCTCGGCCAGGCCTCGCGCGAGGCGGCGTACGGCGCCGACCCCGCCGTGCTCCTGAAGGCCCTCGCGCCGCGCGACAGCGAGCAGCACCCGCCGCGGGTCCTGCTCATCGAGGAGCACGAGGAGATCGCCCTCGCCCTGACGGCGACGCTCGAGCGGCGCGGCATGCAGGTCGCGCGGGCCGAGAGCGACGCCGACGCGGTGACGCTCGCCGCCCAGACCCGGCCGAACCTGGTGGTGATGGACCTCCATCAGGTACGCCGCCGCCGCGCCGGAATCATCGACTGGCTGCGCGCCAACGGTCAGCTGAACCGCACGCCGTTGGTCGTGTACACCGCCGCCGTCGACGAGACCGACCTGCCGAAGCTCGCGGCGGGCGAGACCGTGCTGTTCCTGGCCGAGCGGTCCACGAGCGGCGAGGTGCAGACCCGGATCGTGGACCTGCTGGCGAAGATCGGCACGAACTGA
- a CDS encoding long-chain fatty acid--CoA ligase, with protein sequence MLSTMQDVPLTVTRILNHGATVHGTSQVTTWTGESEPQRRSFREIGARAAQLAHALREDLGVGEDERVATFMWNNAEHVEAYFAVPCMGAVLHTLNLRLPAEQLTWIVGHAADRVIIVNGSLLGLIAPLLDRMPSVEHLVVSGPGDRSLLDGARARVHEYEDLIAAKPTDYDWPELDERRAAAMCYTSGTTGDPKGVVYSHRSIYLHSMQVNMSQSMGLTDADTSLVVVPQFHVNAWGLPHATFMTGVGMLMPDRFLQPAPLAEMIEAERPSHAAAVPTIWQGLLAELTAKPRDVSCMHQVTIGGAACPPSLMEAFDRLGVRVCHAWGMTETSPLGTVSRPPAHTIGTDEEFAYRLTQGRFPAGVEGRLIGPDGSRLPWDGESAGELEVRGPWIAGSYYGGAGGEDIRPEDKFSADGWLKTGDVGVISADGFLTLTDRAKDVIKSGGEWISSVDLENALMSHPDVAEAAVVAVPDEKWGERPLATVVLKEEATADYAALRDFLATRVAKWQLPERWAFVAAVPKTSVGKFDKKVLRRQYAHGELDVTRI encoded by the coding sequence GTGCTGAGCACCATGCAGGACGTACCGCTGACAGTGACCCGCATCCTCAACCACGGCGCGACCGTGCACGGGACCTCCCAGGTCACCACCTGGACCGGCGAGAGCGAGCCACAGCGCCGCAGTTTCCGGGAGATCGGTGCCCGCGCCGCCCAGCTCGCCCACGCCCTGCGCGAGGACCTCGGGGTCGGCGAGGACGAACGCGTGGCGACGTTCATGTGGAACAACGCCGAGCACGTCGAGGCCTACTTCGCCGTTCCCTGCATGGGCGCCGTTCTGCACACCCTCAATCTGCGGCTGCCCGCCGAGCAGCTCACCTGGATCGTGGGCCACGCGGCGGACCGCGTCATCATCGTCAACGGCTCCCTGCTCGGCCTGATCGCGCCGCTGCTCGACCGGATGCCGTCCGTCGAGCACCTCGTCGTCTCCGGCCCCGGCGACCGCTCCCTCCTCGACGGCGCCCGCGCCCGCGTCCACGAGTACGAGGACCTGATCGCGGCCAAGCCGACCGACTACGACTGGCCCGAGCTCGACGAACGCCGGGCCGCCGCCATGTGCTACACCTCCGGCACGACCGGCGACCCCAAGGGCGTCGTCTACTCCCACCGCTCCATCTACCTGCACTCCATGCAGGTCAACATGTCCCAGTCCATGGGCCTCACGGACGCCGACACCAGCCTCGTCGTCGTACCGCAGTTCCACGTCAACGCCTGGGGACTGCCGCACGCGACGTTCATGACGGGTGTCGGCATGCTGATGCCGGACCGCTTCCTGCAGCCCGCGCCGCTCGCCGAGATGATCGAGGCCGAGCGCCCCTCGCACGCCGCGGCCGTGCCCACCATCTGGCAGGGACTGCTCGCCGAACTCACCGCGAAGCCCCGCGACGTGAGCTGTATGCACCAGGTCACCATCGGCGGCGCGGCGTGTCCGCCCTCCCTGATGGAGGCCTTCGACCGGCTCGGGGTCCGGGTCTGCCACGCCTGGGGCATGACGGAGACCTCCCCGCTCGGCACGGTCTCGCGGCCGCCCGCGCACACCATCGGCACCGATGAGGAGTTCGCCTACCGCCTCACCCAGGGCCGCTTCCCGGCCGGGGTCGAGGGCCGTCTCATCGGCCCCGACGGCAGCCGGCTCCCCTGGGACGGCGAGTCCGCGGGCGAGCTGGAGGTCCGCGGCCCCTGGATCGCGGGCTCGTACTACGGAGGCGCGGGCGGCGAGGACATCAGGCCCGAGGACAAGTTCAGCGCGGACGGCTGGCTCAAGACCGGGGACGTCGGCGTCATCTCAGCGGACGGCTTCCTGACCCTCACCGACCGGGCGAAGGACGTCATCAAGTCCGGCGGCGAGTGGATCTCCTCCGTCGACCTGGAGAACGCCCTGATGTCCCACCCCGACGTCGCCGAGGCGGCCGTCGTGGCCGTCCCCGACGAGAAGTGGGGCGAGCGGCCCCTCGCGACCGTCGTCCTCAAGGAGGAGGCCACCGCCGACTACGCCGCCCTGCGCGACTTCCTCGCCACCCGCGTCGCCAAGTGGCAGCTCCCCGAGCGCTGGGCCTTCGTCGCCGCCGTCCCCAAGACGAGCGTGGGCAAGTTCGACAAGAAGGTGCTGCGCAGGCAGTACGCGCACGGAGAGCTGGACGTGACGCGGATCTGA
- a CDS encoding SigE family RNA polymerase sigma factor, with translation MTASMVSVCTSASKAATRGAGPSAYPSFASYVRARQPVLLRTARSLTANPSDAEDLLQTALTKTYVAWDRIEDHRALDGYVRRALLNTRTSQWRKRKVDEFACDELPEPEAVPAGDPAEQQALHDAMWRAIMKLPARQRAMVVLRYYEDLSEAQTAEVLGVSIGTVKSAVSRALGKLREDPELTPVR, from the coding sequence ATGACCGCATCCATGGTGTCCGTGTGCACCAGCGCATCGAAGGCCGCGACGCGGGGCGCGGGTCCTTCCGCTTACCCGTCGTTCGCCTCGTACGTCCGGGCCCGACAGCCCGTGCTGCTGCGCACCGCCCGCTCGCTGACGGCGAATCCGAGCGACGCCGAGGACCTGCTGCAGACGGCCCTGACCAAGACCTATGTGGCCTGGGACCGGATCGAGGACCACCGGGCGCTCGACGGGTATGTGCGCCGGGCCCTGTTGAACACGCGCACGTCGCAGTGGCGCAAGCGCAAGGTCGACGAGTTCGCCTGCGACGAGCTGCCCGAGCCGGAGGCCGTGCCGGCCGGTGACCCGGCCGAGCAGCAGGCGCTGCACGACGCGATGTGGCGCGCGATCATGAAGCTGCCCGCGCGGCAGCGGGCCATGGTCGTCCTGCGCTACTACGAGGACCTGAGCGAGGCCCAGACGGCCGAGGTGCTCGGGGTGTCCATCGGCACGGTCAAGAGCGCGGTGTCGCGTGCGCTCGGCAAGCTCCGCGAGGACCCGGAGCTCACGCCGGTCCGTTGA
- a CDS encoding DUF1906 domain-containing protein, whose product MRHRKTITGLVLALSLATLALDTSAPPEGSGPARRAALGQPTGQGGPARPGAAAEPGVFSGRAFDTCLTPPADTMRRWLDSPYRAVGVYYAGRGRACQDQPQLSRAWLTEVDGMGWGVLPVYVGSQSPCVRARNKQHVRIGSEPGPQGAREGHDAVLRAEALGMGPDSPLYLDMEAYTYQNEKCATATLSFVRAWSREVRSHGYVPGFYSSADSGVAHLEAARRAGADDLPSILWFARWNNRPDLYGEQALPWYAWHPERRIHQYAGNVTERYGGRTLQIDRNLMHAPVARLG is encoded by the coding sequence ATGCGCCACCGGAAGACGATCACTGGACTTGTCCTCGCCCTCTCCCTCGCGACGCTGGCCCTGGACACCTCGGCTCCCCCCGAGGGGTCGGGACCCGCGCGCCGGGCGGCCCTCGGGCAGCCGACGGGGCAGGGCGGCCCGGCCCGGCCCGGAGCGGCGGCGGAGCCCGGTGTGTTCAGCGGCCGGGCCTTCGACACCTGTCTGACACCCCCGGCCGACACCATGCGGCGCTGGCTCGACTCCCCGTACCGCGCGGTGGGGGTCTACTACGCCGGGCGCGGACGGGCCTGTCAGGACCAGCCGCAGCTGAGCCGGGCCTGGCTGACGGAGGTCGACGGGATGGGCTGGGGCGTGCTGCCGGTGTACGTCGGCTCGCAGTCCCCGTGCGTACGGGCCAGGAACAAGCAGCACGTCCGCATCGGAAGCGAGCCCGGGCCCCAGGGTGCCCGGGAGGGACACGACGCGGTCCTCAGGGCCGAGGCGCTCGGCATGGGGCCGGACAGTCCGCTCTACCTCGACATGGAGGCGTATACGTACCAGAACGAGAAATGCGCCACGGCCACGCTCAGTTTCGTACGGGCCTGGAGCCGCGAAGTGCGCAGCCATGGCTACGTACCGGGCTTCTACAGCAGTGCCGACTCCGGCGTAGCGCACCTGGAGGCGGCGCGGCGGGCGGGGGCCGACGACCTGCCCTCGATCCTGTGGTTCGCCCGGTGGAACAACCGGCCGGACCTGTACGGCGAGCAGGCGCTGCCCTGGTACGCCTGGCATCCGGAGCGGCGGATCCATCAGTACGCGGGCAACGTCACGGAGCGGTACGGCGGGCGCACTTTGCAGATCGACCGCAACCTGATGCACGCGCCGGTTGCGCGGCTCGGCTGA
- a CDS encoding lipid-transfer protein codes for MSGRARDGLGGRAAVVGIGATEFSKDSGRSELTLAVEAVRAALADAGLAPADVDGLVTFTMDTSPEITVAQAAGMGELSFFSRVHYGGGAACATVQQAALAIAAGVAEVVVCYRAFNERSGRRFGAGVSRREPSAEGVALGWALPFGLLTPASWVAMAAQRYLHTHGLTPEVFGHVAVTDRRYAATNPAAYFHGRPITLEEHAASRWIVEPLRLLDCCQETDGGQAIVVTSVERARDLPRPPAVIAAAAQGAGRAQEQMTSYYRDDLTGLPEMGVVARQLWRTSGLAPGEIDVGILYDHFTPFVLMQLEEFGFCAPGEAAEFVAKERLPLNTHGGQLGEAYLHGMNGIAEAVRQLRGTAVNQIPGAGRALVTAGTGVPTSGLILTADG; via the coding sequence ATGAGCGGGCGGGCGAGGGACGGCCTCGGCGGCAGGGCGGCGGTCGTCGGGATCGGTGCCACCGAGTTCTCCAAGGACTCCGGGCGCAGCGAGCTGACGCTGGCCGTGGAGGCGGTGCGGGCGGCGCTCGCCGACGCGGGCCTCGCTCCCGCCGACGTCGACGGCCTGGTCACCTTCACGATGGACACGAGCCCGGAGATCACGGTCGCCCAGGCGGCGGGCATGGGCGAGCTCTCCTTCTTCTCCCGCGTGCACTACGGCGGTGGCGCGGCCTGCGCCACCGTGCAGCAAGCGGCACTCGCGATAGCGGCGGGAGTGGCCGAAGTGGTCGTCTGCTACCGGGCGTTCAACGAGCGGTCGGGCCGCCGCTTCGGCGCCGGAGTCAGCCGTCGGGAGCCCTCGGCGGAGGGCGTGGCGCTCGGCTGGGCGCTGCCGTTCGGGCTGCTCACCCCCGCCTCCTGGGTCGCGATGGCCGCTCAGCGCTATCTCCACACCCATGGCCTGACCCCGGAGGTCTTCGGCCACGTCGCGGTCACCGACCGGAGGTACGCGGCGACCAACCCGGCCGCGTACTTCCACGGCAGACCCATCACGCTGGAGGAGCACGCCGCCTCCCGGTGGATCGTGGAGCCGCTGCGTCTTCTGGACTGCTGCCAGGAGACGGACGGCGGGCAGGCCATCGTCGTCACCAGCGTGGAGCGGGCCAGGGATCTGCCGAGGCCGCCCGCGGTGATCGCCGCGGCCGCGCAGGGTGCGGGCCGCGCCCAGGAGCAGATGACCAGCTACTACCGCGACGATCTCACCGGCCTGCCCGAAATGGGCGTCGTGGCGCGGCAGTTGTGGCGCACCTCGGGGCTCGCCCCCGGCGAGATCGACGTCGGGATCCTCTATGACCACTTCACGCCGTTCGTGCTGATGCAGCTGGAGGAGTTCGGGTTCTGCGCGCCGGGTGAGGCCGCGGAGTTCGTCGCCAAGGAGCGGCTGCCGCTGAACACCCATGGCGGACAGCTCGGCGAGGCCTATCTCCACGGGATGAACGGCATCGCGGAAGCCGTGCGCCAGCTGCGCGGCACGGCGGTGAACCAGATACCCGGCGCCGGGCGCGCCCTGGTCACGGCGGGCACCGGCGTCCCCACATCGGGGCTGATTCTGACGGCGGACGGCTGA
- a CDS encoding MaoC family dehydratase translates to MKAGDALPPLEIPVTRTLIVAGAIASRDYQDVHHDVELAKEKGSPDIFMNILTTNGLVGRYITDHFGPSAVLRSVKIRLGAPNYPGDTMVLTGSVEEIARTPEGTTATVRVLGANAIGRHVTGTVKVTVPDAAAGGAA, encoded by the coding sequence GTGAAAGCCGGTGACGCGCTGCCGCCGCTGGAGATCCCGGTCACGCGCACGCTGATCGTCGCGGGAGCGATCGCCTCCAGGGACTACCAGGACGTGCACCACGACGTGGAGCTCGCGAAGGAGAAGGGTTCCCCCGACATCTTCATGAACATCCTCACCACCAACGGCCTGGTGGGGCGGTACATCACCGACCACTTCGGGCCGAGCGCCGTCCTCCGCTCGGTGAAGATCAGGCTGGGCGCGCCCAACTATCCGGGGGACACGATGGTGTTGACGGGCTCTGTCGAGGAGATCGCCCGGACCCCGGAGGGCACCACGGCGACGGTCAGGGTCCTCGGGGCCAACGCCATAGGCAGACACGTCACCGGCACGGTGAAGGTGACCGTGCCCGACGCCGCGGCGGGAGGCGCGGCATGA
- a CDS encoding bifunctional MaoC family dehydratase N-terminal/OB-fold nucleic acid binding domain-containing protein — MRRLRCTEYVRSSRGRLIGAAEGTTVTGSARSRAESRAETGPYGPDEVYGRLKAYEGRSAAESGRGRDPVNAPMIRHWCEALGDTSPAYEGPDAIAPPTMLQAWTMGGLSGHAARSDAYDELLALLDDAGCTSVVATDCEQEYLRPLRPGAEITFDAVIESVSDRKTTKLGAGYFVTTRMDVRADGELAGTHRFRILKYRPAKRRPPVTATTRTRGADAPIRPRPVVNRDNAGFWEGVALHRLLIQRCGGCGTLRFPWLPGCGACGSPEWDTVEASGEGTVYSYVVMHHPSFPAFTASGGPGPYAVVLVELAEGVRIISNVVGVPPRAVRIGMPVRLEFQRVDEDLELPVFRALEEAAVAALEGGVDR, encoded by the coding sequence ATGCGGCGGCTGCGGTGTACCGAATATGTCAGGAGCTCGCGGGGGCGGTTGATCGGGGCGGCGGAGGGGACGACGGTGACGGGCAGCGCGCGGAGCAGGGCGGAGAGCAGGGCGGAGACAGGGCCGTACGGGCCCGATGAGGTGTATGGACGGCTGAAGGCGTACGAGGGCCGGTCCGCGGCCGAGTCCGGCCGCGGCAGGGATCCGGTCAACGCGCCGATGATCCGGCACTGGTGCGAGGCCCTGGGCGACACCAGTCCGGCGTACGAGGGACCCGACGCGATCGCCCCGCCGACCATGCTCCAGGCCTGGACGATGGGCGGCCTCTCGGGCCACGCGGCCCGCTCGGACGCGTACGACGAGCTGCTGGCCCTGCTCGACGACGCCGGGTGCACCTCGGTGGTCGCCACCGACTGCGAGCAGGAGTATCTGCGCCCGCTGCGGCCGGGTGCCGAGATCACGTTCGACGCGGTGATCGAGTCGGTGTCGGACCGTAAGACGACCAAGCTCGGCGCGGGGTATTTCGTGACGACCCGGATGGACGTCCGCGCGGACGGGGAGCTCGCGGGCACGCACCGCTTCCGGATCCTCAAGTACCGCCCCGCGAAGCGGAGACCGCCGGTCACGGCCACCACCCGGACCCGCGGAGCGGACGCGCCCATCCGCCCCCGCCCGGTGGTCAACAGGGACAACGCCGGTTTCTGGGAGGGCGTGGCCCTGCACCGGCTCCTCATCCAGCGCTGCGGGGGCTGCGGCACGCTCCGCTTCCCCTGGCTGCCGGGGTGCGGTGCCTGCGGCTCCCCCGAGTGGGACACGGTCGAGGCGAGCGGCGAGGGCACGGTCTATTCGTATGTGGTGATGCACCACCCTTCCTTCCCGGCCTTCACGGCGTCGGGCGGGCCAGGTCCGTACGCGGTGGTGCTCGTCGAGCTCGCGGAGGGCGTGCGGATCATCAGCAATGTGGTGGGCGTGCCGCCCCGGGCCGTACGGATCGGGATGCCGGTGCGGCTGGAGTTCCAGCGGGTGGACGAGGACCTGGAGCTGCCGGTGTTCCGGGCCCTGGAGGAGGCTGCCGTGGCCGCTCTGGAAGGGGGTGTGGACCGATGA